AAAATGCCTGTATATTTAATCTTAATTGATTCATTACCAAATTTTTATTCTTCAAAAATTTCAAACAGTCAAGATTTGGGAAAACATTCCAAATACCAACCTATTGCAAAGTAAGGAATAATAATTAAAAAGTCAATAATCAATTGACCGATTTAAAAATTCTATCCCATCGAATGCGGTCAAAAAAATTATCTCCCTCGCCCAACGAAAACCATATCAACACTGCTTCTCCAACTATGTGGTCTTCGGGTACAAAGCCCCAATATCGAGAATCGGCAGAATTGTGACGATTATCGCCCATCATAAAATAGTAGTTCATTTTGAAGGTATAAGTCTCTGTTTCTTCATTGTTAATCCATATTTTCCCATTTTCTGTTTTTAACTCATTGCCTTCGTAGTCTTCAATTACTTTTTCATAAATCGGCAGATTTTGAGTCGTTAATTGCACTGTACTGTCTTTTGCAGGAACAACAATGGGACCGTAGTTGTCAATGTTCCAAGGATAATCATTGGATGCAGGTGGAAAAATACCCATATCGTGTATTCCTCTATCTATCAAACTTGTATCTACCTTCAATACGTTTGACAATTCTTGGGTTTTGGTAAAACTGTATTGAGTCAATGGATAGATGTAGAGGTTATTTTCTACAATGTTGCTACCACCCTCTGTTATTTCCATTTTCTGCAATGTTGTACGGTTAATCGGTGTTCCGTTGGTTCGCACCAAATAATTGTACTGCATCAATTCAGGATTTTCGGCTGGTTCGGTATTGACATACAATTGACGATTCACTATTTCGAGCGTATCACCTGGAAGCCCCACACATCGCTTGATGTAATTTTCTTTCTTATCCACAGGCCGTTCTTTTTCAACAGGATAGTTAAATACAATCACATCATTGCGTTCAATGTTTTGTAATCCAGGAAGGCGGTAGTATGGAAGTTTGAAAGATTCACTGTATGATTTTTTGCCATCTGTGAAGGGCATTACATTGTGGGCAAATGGAAACGACAAAGGAGTAATCGGCAATCTCGAACCATAATTTAGTTTGCTGACAAAAAGATAATCCCCTACCAAAAGGGTTTTTTCCATTGAAGAAGTAGGAATGGTGTAGGCTTCAATAAAAAACAAACGTATAATTGTTGCAGCAATTATTGCCAATAAAAGGGCTTCTGTCCATTCTCGTGCTGCCGATTTTTTCTTTTTTTTCGGCACTTCTACTTCAATTTTTTCTGTTTTATACTCCTCTTGCTGGTTCACACTCAATAAATTTAGATAGGTCTCAGTATCGCTTCAAAGATACTCAACAAAATTAGAAACAAAACGAAAATACAGATAGTTTTCCGATGAAATCTCTTCTATAATGTTAAAAAAATCGGTAAAGAACAGACATTATCATAGTTTAATACAATAGATATTTCCGAATCTATCAAATTTTATTCCGACAATCTACTTGTAAAATATTTGTTTGTATTCCTGCAATTATTTAATTTTCCCTTAGCAAATAAACAATAATCGGATTATTTTGCTTGATATATTGCACAAGTTTTATGATTTAGGCCAAAGATTTCAACTTATTGAATATTTGGTTGTAAAAAACGATTTTAGATGAAAAAGATAACATTATTATTACTACTATTATTCGCTTCAAATATAGGTTTTGCGTTTAGTCCTGTGGTCAATTATGCTATTTTTAGCACTCCAGACCAAAAAAGTTATATAGAAACCTACCTCCTTGTTCCGAGTACAGATGTCAAATTTGTGGCCATAGAAAATGGCAAATACCAAGCAGCTGTTGAAGTAACCATTTTGTTCAAGCAAGGAGAAAAAATTATCCAATTCGACAAATATTTGTTGCACAGCCCCGTTATTGACCAGCTTGAAGCGGTCAATTTTAACCTTACAGATCTAAAACGAAATGCGCTGAAAGATGGTACTTATACCTTAGACATTCTTTTCAAAGACACCAATCACTTGGAAAAAGAAGCCCGCTATACCAAAACCATCAAAGTCGGTATGGAAAAAGACGAACTTACTGTCTCCGACATTATGCTGATTGACCAATACGAAGCAGCCGATTTGAACGAACCCAATATTTATACCAAAAATGGCTACCACCTATACCCCAATGTATTAAACTATTTTGGTAACAATATCAACCGTATAGCTTTCTATGCAGAAATTTACAATACAGAACAGAAATTGGAGGAAACCGATTTTTTGGTATTGTATTCCATTCGTTTGAGCAGCGACAACAATAAAATCATTCAGAATCTACGCTCTTTCCAAAAAAAGAAAGCTGCCCTTGTCAATGTTGCCTTTTCAGAATTCGACATCAGTGATTTGCCTTCAGGCAATTACAATTTAATCATTGAAGTACGAGACAAGAAAAACAAACTATTGGCTGCAAAAGCGGTATTTTTTCAGCGCAACAAAAAAGTTGCAGACTACACACTATCCGATATTCACCAGATAGACATCAGTGATTCTTTTGTTGCCCAACTTGATGATAAACAGGCAGATTATTACCTGCGCGCTATTCTTCCAATT
The Chitinophagales bacterium genome window above contains:
- the lepB gene encoding signal peptidase I; the protein is MNQQEEYKTEKIEVEVPKKKKKSAAREWTEALLLAIIAATIIRLFFIEAYTIPTSSMEKTLLVGDYLFVSKLNYGSRLPITPLSFPFAHNVMPFTDGKKSYSESFKLPYYRLPGLQNIERNDVIVFNYPVEKERPVDKKENYIKRCVGLPGDTLEIVNRQLYVNTEPAENPELMQYNYLVRTNGTPINRTTLQKMEITEGGSNIVENNLYIYPLTQYSFTKTQELSNVLKVDTSLIDRGIHDMGIFPPASNDYPWNIDNYGPIVVPAKDSTVQLTTQNLPIYEKVIEDYEGNELKTENGKIWINNEETETYTFKMNYYFMMGDNRHNSADSRYWGFVPEDHIVGEAVLIWFSLGEGDNFFDRIRWDRIFKSVN
- a CDS encoding GWxTD domain-containing protein; translated protein: MKKITLLLLLLFASNIGFAFSPVVNYAIFSTPDQKSYIETYLLVPSTDVKFVAIENGKYQAAVEVTILFKQGEKIIQFDKYLLHSPVIDQLEAVNFNLTDLKRNALKDGTYTLDILFKDTNHLEKEARYTKTIKVGMEKDELTVSDIMLIDQYEAADLNEPNIYTKNGYHLYPNVLNYFGNNINRIAFYAEIYNTEQKLEETDFLVLYSIRLSSDNNKIIQNLRSFQKKKAALVNVAFSEFDISDLPSGNYNLIIEVRDKKNKLLAAKAVFFQRNKKVADYTLSDIHQIDISDSFVAQLDDKQADYYLRAILPIADPSTKDYINNLVAGKNPELQRRFIHNYWKQHYPFDAAEQFEHYKAQIQKVEELYGSQMYDGFETDRGRVFLQYGPPNDLTDGANEPGAAPYQIWQYYQLASQSNVQFVFYNPNFADNDYELIHSTARGELRDDRWQMRVFNSVKDRNNNTDFDQLGVKSHYGTRVNEFGTKRGNN